In the Pelmatolapia mariae isolate MD_Pm_ZW linkage group LG10_11, Pm_UMD_F_2, whole genome shotgun sequence genome, AACATGCTATTGACAGATGATTGATAAGTGGAGAGTTGAACacttatatgtgtgtgtgggggtatTAGCTGACCTTTCCGCCCCTTTGTGGCCCTCCTCTCTGATCTTTCGCAGTTCCCGCAGTTCATCCTCACGGTTGCGGATGGCCTCCCGCAGCGTGGCGCTCTCCTGCTCCATTCCTCCCAGCAGCCTCTGGAGCTCATCAATGCGCTGGTCTTTCTTCTCGTTGGCTTCTTCTGTACTCCTCAGCTTCTCCTCCTGGTCACTCAGATGCTCTCTAAGCCTGCTGCCTTCAGCCTGGATTGGTCAAAAAGTTTTGTTCTAAATATCGCTTTCATGCaaattatataaatatgtatgtgTTTACTTTGTATGTAATATGCACGATGAATGCAAAGCCAGTGTAGGTTACCTGcagtctctctttctcctccagGTGTTTCTTTTCTGCTTCCTGCAGCTGTGCATATAAGCGCTTACTGACTTCTCTCAGCTTGCTTCTCTCTGCTTCGTCATCCACGTCCTAATAGAAAATAAAGCGCTGGATTACCCTAATAGTACTCAGATGTTTTTATAATGATGTAATCAATACAATGATGGTCGAGTTTCGTAAGAGCTCTGTGGGCGTTGCCGCTATAAAGAAAACAGGCGTGTCCGCGTGCGTCAGTGGAGCTGCTGGAACCTGACCTGCGTTTCCCTTCTATTTGTGCCTCCCACACTTAGAGCGAGTAAGCTGTCGTGTGAGTCACAAATGCTGCTATAAGTGGcgcaaaaacagtaaaaaccaaacacaacagTGTCAGCTTCTTTGTTGTGTGTCTCTGCAAAACACTGCTGACATGCACAACAAGAGGATGCTACAAATATCTGGCTTAGAGACAGCGATGAAACTATGAAGGATGAAGCATGCGTGGAATGAAGGGGGCCTGAAAACAATAACACATGCAGGCAGCGGTACATAGTGTGCCGGAACAGCTCTTCCGCGCATTTTCTTACACCCTGGGGTGCTGTAAACGTAGCTGCTTTTTGTCTGCCATTTTAATCctctctttttccccccatGATGACTTCGCTGTTTAACTTTACACCACATTCTATCTGTGAGCCTCTGGGAGGTGATAGCTTTACAGGAATCTTATAGAAAACGCAAACTGACGCAGATAGCccgtagaaaaaaaacaacaagacacCACAGGACTGAAGCTATGATGTGCATACGTGTGTTCGCTCACCTGTCCGTCATCTCTAGCTCCTGGTTTAGTGGATGAAGTGCTCTTTCTGAAGGGGATTCCAACCTTCCACCCATTTGTGTGCGGCTGGACAGATAAAAGGAGGAAGTGCAGATGGAAAATATTAAAGACAGTGAGGGGAGAGTTAAAGGAAATGCCATCAAGAGCTCAGGATGCAAGGCTAACAATGGCTTACCTTGTTTTTGGCTGCCATCTGCTCCCTCAGAGTCTTCAGGCAATATCTCACCtgtgtgacacaaacacacaaaaaagaaattgtTATAAATTAAGATATTATCTGAACATGTATGTTTTCTACTTGAGTAAATAACCAACACAGGAAAGTCAGGAGCTGAAGGGAATCACGAGAGAAAAGAGGCGTGTGAGCAAGGATGATTTTACATGATGCAAATTCTTACATAAGCTATAAAACAGGGACGACAGACTGTAGAATtactgtgtgcatttgtgtgttagTGAAACAGCCAGTTAGATGCTGTCCAGACACTGACCTCCTGTATCTGTGAAACTTCATCTGACAGCATCTTCAGGCTCTCTTGGTGTTTCTGCTGCTCTTTTTTGCGGGCCTCTAGATACACCTGAAACAAGGACATACATGAATGTATATACTGGTTTAAAACcagcagaagaaaaaagacaaagaaaagaaaagaaaaagaaaatacgaAGAAGCCTACCTTGATGATTTCTACCTGCTCCTCTGTGGATTTGACTGGTTCAGAGGTCAAAGCAGTCCTCTCGTTGGCTGGCTGCACCAGTGCAAAAGCTCGTCCGATTGGCTGGAGATTAGCAGAGATAAGAGGAGTTTACAATCGGGTTTTGCGTGAGTAGATGGGTGTGATAAATTtctaaataaaatgtcaaactgaATGCAGATGATCCAGAAGGGGTTTGGTCATATTTACAATCAACGCTGGAATACAGGATTCGTGAGAACTGGCAGGAATGAATCTGACTGATAATTAATACAAAACTTTTTTCCAGGACCGTCTGCACGCTTGGTGAAATTAAACTGTTAACaggcaaaaatgaaaaatttctTTCTGCGTGGGTGTGAAAGACCGAGAGCCTCTGTAATCAGGAGCCAGAGACTTTGAGCACTAATCGCTATGGAGACTAACCCATAAACATCTGGTCAAAACCACAATACGctgagagggagcgagagagcgAGAGGGGGGGAACATGCAGATAAAGGTGGAGACACGTTATGCAACTGTGCTGCTCTGGTGGTCCCACTGGTATTGGCAGAACAATGGTTGTCTTGAGACATTCTGAGTGTGGGAACCCCACTAATGAAAAGCTGATGGCATCTTTGTACGCGGctggtgtcttttttttcc is a window encoding:
- the tuft1a gene encoding tuftelin 1a; protein product: MNGVTRSLCTFEDIRSQEYGEGCRRLRLTLHDQNQAAARSTEQHRDKPIGRAFALVQPANERTALTSEPVKSTEEQVEIIKVYLEARKKEQQKHQESLKMLSDEVSQIQEVRYCLKTLREQMAAKNKPHTNGWKVGIPFRKSTSSTKPGARDDGQDVDDEAERSKLREVSKRLYAQLQEAEKKHLEEKERLQAEGSRLREHLSDQEEKLRSTEEANEKKDQRIDELQRLLGGMEQESATLREAIRNREDELRELRKIREEGHKGAERTEQLEKEVAILKEKIHHLDDMLKSQQRKVRHMIEQLQNSRMVIQERDRVIKELEEKVAFLEAENREMHDQVDYFLGGQRSNSYLSSERNAQIVYSKPIKPSTSSNKPLPFIKVIEIKS